A stretch of the Alnus glutinosa chromosome 6, dhAlnGlut1.1, whole genome shotgun sequence genome encodes the following:
- the LOC133871919 gene encoding protein ACTIVITY OF BC1 COMPLEX KINASE 1, chloroplastic isoform X1, with product MDLICTNCANAVPFSANHKYVPSHTPFHATALKRSKKRAVLNFTAAAASEAGSLANGAAERRSLAATRESEGRALQLGKSSSALEQLDIERGVCVPFRKYSPGTVRNKVLESRGAVLSLISRGVEIVWNLGFYWSSLVYDYLVGRDEEVVPFRARQLRTLLCDLGPSFIKAGQVLANRPDIIREDYMNELCILQDDVPPFPNQVAFNIIEEELGQPLEALFSKISSQTIAAASLGQVYRATLRASGEDVAIKVQRPQIEPIIYRDLFLFRTLASFLNGISLQKLGCNAELIVDEFGEKLLEELDYTLEARNIDDFLENFKDDPTVKIPRVYKQLCGPRVLVMEWIDGIRCTNPQAIKEAGIDVNGFLTVGVSAALRQLLEFGLFHGDPHPGNIFAMRDGRIAYVDFGNVAVLSQQNKQILIDAVVHAVNEDYVEMANDFTRLGFLAPGTDVSPIIPALEAIWQNSAGKGLSDFNFRSVTGKFNQLVYNYPIRIPERFSLVIRSLLTQEGICFTLQRDFKFLEVAYPYVAKRLLTDPNPALRERLVQVLFKDGLFQWKRLENLIVLAKENVAKMSSNPALQVKHKQSSRDWQFGRKLDLTDTIKDGARLFLVDEGIRRQLLLALTEDSKLHIQELVDVYRLVESDIDIPSVAVEVVRDLPAVVRDVMLSWSQSVLGDR from the exons ATGGACTTGATCTGTACAAATTGTGCAAACGCAGTTCCTTTCTCTGCTAACCACAAATATGTGCCATCACATACTCCTTTCCATGCCACGGCGCTGAAAAGGAGCAAGAAGAGAGCAGTCCTCAATTTTACGGCGGCGGCGGCGTCGGAAGCCGGTAGTTTGGCTAATGGCGCCGCAGAGAGGAGGAGCTTAGCAGCTACGAGAGAGAGCGAGGGCCGGGCGTTGCAATTGGGGAAGTCCAGCAGTGCCTTGGAGCAGCTCGACATCGAGCGTGGCGTTTGCGTGCCATTTCGCAAGTACTCTCCCGGGACa GTGAGAAATAAGGTATTGGAATCCAGAGGGGCTGTTTTGTCGCTAATTTCGCGAGGTGTGGAGATAGTGTGGAATTTGGGGTTTTACTGGTCTTCCTTGGTATATGATTACTTGGttggaagagatgaagaagTTGTTCCTTTTCGTGCTCGCCAGCTTAGGACTCTCCTGTGTGATTTGGGACCTTCTTTTATCAAAGCAGGCCAG GTTCTTGCAAATAGACCTGATATCATTAGAGAAGATTATATGAATGAACTTTGCATTCTTCAAGACGATGTTCCTCCTTTCCCCAATCAG GTTGCTTTTAACATCATAGAAGAGGAATTGGGCCAGCCACTTGAAGCTCTTTTCAGTAAAATTTCATCGCAGACTATAGCAGCTGCGAGTTTGGGTCAAGTTTACCGAGCTACTTTACGTGCCTCCGGAGAGGATGTGGCTATTAAG GTTCAAAGACCCCAGATAGAGCCTATAATTTATCGGGATCTTTTTCTATTTCGTACTCTTGCTTCATTTTTGAACGGCATCAGTCTACAGAAGCTAGGGTGCAATGCAGAGCTGATAGTTGATGAATTTGGCGAAAAGCTTTTGGAGGAGCTTGATTACACATTG GAAGCCCGTAACATCGATGATTTTCTTGAGAACTTCAAGGACGATCCAACTGTCAAAATTCCTCGGGTTTACAAGCAACTTTGTGGGCCACGTGTTCTTGTAATGGAGTGGATTGATGGCATCCGGTGCACTAATCCACAG GCTATTAAGGAAGCTGGCATTGATGTGAATGGGTTTTTAACAGTTGGTGTTAGTGCTGCTTTGCGGCAATTGCTAGAATTTGGGTTATTTCATGGAGATCCACACCCTGGAAATATTTTTGCTATGCGTGATGGAcgtattgcatatgtggacttTGGGAATGTTGCGGTGCTTAGTCAG CAAAATAAACAGATCTTGATTGATGCTGTTGTCCATGCTGTAAATGAGGACTATGTTGAGATGGCAAATGATTTCACCAGGCTTGGCTTCCTGGCTCCTGGTACTGACGTCTCTCCCATAATCCCAGCTTTAGAAGCAATTTGGCAGAACTCTGCTGGAAAAGGACTCTCTGATTTTAATTTTCGAAGTGTTACTg gtaaatttaatcaattggTTTACAATTATCCCATCCGTATCCCAGAGAGGTTTTCACTTGTCATCCGTTCCTTATTGACTCAAGAGGGAATCTGTTTCACTCTACAGCGAGACTTCAAATTTCTGGAG GTTGCCTATCCATATGTGGCAAAGCGCCTCCTAACAGACCCAAATCCTGCTCTTCGTGAACGCCTCGTACAG GTTCTGTTCAAAGATGGTCTTTTCCAGTGGAAACGGCTTGAAAACCTTATCGTTCTTGCTAAGGAAAATGTCGCCAAGATGAGCAGCAACCCAGCATTGCAAGTAAAGCACAA GCAAAGTTCTAGAGACTGGCAATTTGGAAGAAAACTAGACCTTACAGATACAATCAAAGATGGAGCTCGCCTTTTCCTTGTTGATGAAGGAATTCGTAGACAGCTTCTTCTTGCTTTGACTGAAGACTCAAAGCTTCACATCCAGGAG CTTGTGGATGTTTATAGACTGGTGGAAAGCGATATAGACATACCATCAGTTGCTGTGGAAGTGGTACGAG ACTTACCAGCTGTTGTTCGGGATGTCATGCTCTCCTGGAGTCAGTCAGTTTTAGGTGATCGATGA
- the LOC133871919 gene encoding protein ACTIVITY OF BC1 COMPLEX KINASE 1, chloroplastic isoform X2 — MNELCILQDDVPPFPNQVAFNIIEEELGQPLEALFSKISSQTIAAASLGQVYRATLRASGEDVAIKVQRPQIEPIIYRDLFLFRTLASFLNGISLQKLGCNAELIVDEFGEKLLEELDYTLEARNIDDFLENFKDDPTVKIPRVYKQLCGPRVLVMEWIDGIRCTNPQAIKEAGIDVNGFLTVGVSAALRQLLEFGLFHGDPHPGNIFAMRDGRIAYVDFGNVAVLSQQNKQILIDAVVHAVNEDYVEMANDFTRLGFLAPGTDVSPIIPALEAIWQNSAGKGLSDFNFRSVTGKFNQLVYNYPIRIPERFSLVIRSLLTQEGICFTLQRDFKFLEVAYPYVAKRLLTDPNPALRERLVQVLFKDGLFQWKRLENLIVLAKENVAKMSSNPALQVKHKQSSRDWQFGRKLDLTDTIKDGARLFLVDEGIRRQLLLALTEDSKLHIQELVDVYRLVESDIDIPSVAVEVVRDLPAVVRDVMLSWSQSVLGDR, encoded by the exons ATGAATGAACTTTGCATTCTTCAAGACGATGTTCCTCCTTTCCCCAATCAG GTTGCTTTTAACATCATAGAAGAGGAATTGGGCCAGCCACTTGAAGCTCTTTTCAGTAAAATTTCATCGCAGACTATAGCAGCTGCGAGTTTGGGTCAAGTTTACCGAGCTACTTTACGTGCCTCCGGAGAGGATGTGGCTATTAAG GTTCAAAGACCCCAGATAGAGCCTATAATTTATCGGGATCTTTTTCTATTTCGTACTCTTGCTTCATTTTTGAACGGCATCAGTCTACAGAAGCTAGGGTGCAATGCAGAGCTGATAGTTGATGAATTTGGCGAAAAGCTTTTGGAGGAGCTTGATTACACATTG GAAGCCCGTAACATCGATGATTTTCTTGAGAACTTCAAGGACGATCCAACTGTCAAAATTCCTCGGGTTTACAAGCAACTTTGTGGGCCACGTGTTCTTGTAATGGAGTGGATTGATGGCATCCGGTGCACTAATCCACAG GCTATTAAGGAAGCTGGCATTGATGTGAATGGGTTTTTAACAGTTGGTGTTAGTGCTGCTTTGCGGCAATTGCTAGAATTTGGGTTATTTCATGGAGATCCACACCCTGGAAATATTTTTGCTATGCGTGATGGAcgtattgcatatgtggacttTGGGAATGTTGCGGTGCTTAGTCAG CAAAATAAACAGATCTTGATTGATGCTGTTGTCCATGCTGTAAATGAGGACTATGTTGAGATGGCAAATGATTTCACCAGGCTTGGCTTCCTGGCTCCTGGTACTGACGTCTCTCCCATAATCCCAGCTTTAGAAGCAATTTGGCAGAACTCTGCTGGAAAAGGACTCTCTGATTTTAATTTTCGAAGTGTTACTg gtaaatttaatcaattggTTTACAATTATCCCATCCGTATCCCAGAGAGGTTTTCACTTGTCATCCGTTCCTTATTGACTCAAGAGGGAATCTGTTTCACTCTACAGCGAGACTTCAAATTTCTGGAG GTTGCCTATCCATATGTGGCAAAGCGCCTCCTAACAGACCCAAATCCTGCTCTTCGTGAACGCCTCGTACAG GTTCTGTTCAAAGATGGTCTTTTCCAGTGGAAACGGCTTGAAAACCTTATCGTTCTTGCTAAGGAAAATGTCGCCAAGATGAGCAGCAACCCAGCATTGCAAGTAAAGCACAA GCAAAGTTCTAGAGACTGGCAATTTGGAAGAAAACTAGACCTTACAGATACAATCAAAGATGGAGCTCGCCTTTTCCTTGTTGATGAAGGAATTCGTAGACAGCTTCTTCTTGCTTTGACTGAAGACTCAAAGCTTCACATCCAGGAG CTTGTGGATGTTTATAGACTGGTGGAAAGCGATATAGACATACCATCAGTTGCTGTGGAAGTGGTACGAG ACTTACCAGCTGTTGTTCGGGATGTCATGCTCTCCTGGAGTCAGTCAGTTTTAGGTGATCGATGA